A single genomic interval of Asinibacterium sp. OR53 harbors:
- the rfaD gene encoding ADP-glyceromanno-heptose 6-epimerase — translation MPEQPYIIVTGAAGFIGSCMVQYLNEFGFHQLVLVDDFGIEAKRKNWEHKKYAHIVERYNLMDWLNDHQPAVACVIHLGARTDTTEFDYSIHEALNVQYSKEVWQYCTALNIPLIYASSAATYGDGALGYNDDHAVVAQLHPLNPYGVSKNEFDKWALAQEEQPPCWAGLKFFNVYGPNEYHKGRMASVIWHAFNQIQKEGVVKLFRSHKEGFKDGEQLRDFVYVKDVIKVMGWMMHVMLNGAWSAAKNGLYNLGTGKARSFNDLVKATFAGLDKAPNIVFIDMPEDIRDKYQYFTEANMQKLHHAGYTDDFYSLEEGVNDYVRHYLATMQYF, via the coding sequence ATGCCAGAACAACCCTATATCATTGTAACAGGTGCGGCCGGCTTCATCGGATCCTGCATGGTGCAATACCTGAACGAATTTGGATTTCATCAACTGGTACTGGTAGATGATTTTGGCATTGAAGCGAAGAGAAAGAACTGGGAGCATAAAAAATACGCGCATATTGTTGAGCGCTACAACCTGATGGACTGGCTCAACGACCACCAGCCGGCTGTTGCCTGCGTGATACACCTCGGCGCGCGTACCGATACTACTGAATTTGATTACAGCATTCACGAAGCGCTCAATGTGCAATATTCCAAAGAGGTATGGCAATACTGCACCGCTTTGAATATCCCGCTCATTTATGCTTCGTCCGCCGCCACTTATGGTGATGGGGCATTGGGTTACAATGATGATCATGCAGTAGTAGCGCAACTGCATCCCTTGAATCCTTATGGTGTTAGTAAAAATGAATTCGATAAATGGGCTTTGGCACAGGAAGAACAGCCGCCTTGTTGGGCTGGCCTCAAGTTTTTTAATGTGTATGGTCCGAATGAATACCACAAAGGCCGCATGGCCAGCGTGATCTGGCATGCGTTCAACCAGATCCAAAAAGAGGGTGTAGTGAAATTGTTCCGCAGCCATAAAGAAGGGTTCAAAGACGGTGAGCAGTTGCGCGATTTTGTGTACGTCAAAGATGTAATAAAAGTGATGGGGTGGATGATGCACGTCATGCTCAATGGAGCCTGGTCAGCTGCGAAAAATGGCCTGTATAACCTGGGAACCGGCAAGGCCCGCAGTTTCAACGACCTGGTGAAAGCCACTTTTGCGGGGCTGGACAAAGCGCCGAATATTGTTTTCATTGACATGCCGGAAGACATTCGCGATAAGTACCAATACTTCACAGAAGCTAATATGCAGAAGCTTCATCATGCGGGTTACACCGATGATTTTTACTCACTCGAAGAGGGCGTAAACGATTATGTGCGCCATTATCTCGCCACAATGCAATATTTTTAA
- the proC gene encoding pyrroline-5-carboxylate reductase, with amino-acid sequence MSKKIAIIGGGNLGMAMAEGLVNSHFIKPEHLVVTKRNISTLKSLETKGVMVSNDNSEAVRYAEWIILAVKPFQIKEVLTSLQPLLDPQKHVLVSVVTGVWIKDIQKIVGDRFAVFRAMPNTAIAIQQSMTCICAHQASEEQIQYVSALFDQLGRSVFIEEKLMDAATVLGACGTAYAMRYIRANIQGGIEIGFSAATASLIAAQTVKGAAELLLQKNTHPEQEIDKVTTPKGCTIAGLNEMEHQGFSSSLIKGIVTSYRKIIDDM; translated from the coding sequence ATGAGCAAGAAAATAGCCATCATCGGTGGTGGCAACCTGGGAATGGCCATGGCCGAAGGATTGGTGAATAGTCATTTCATCAAACCGGAACACCTGGTGGTGACCAAAAGAAACATCAGTACCCTCAAATCGCTGGAAACGAAAGGGGTGATGGTGAGTAATGACAACAGTGAAGCTGTACGTTATGCTGAGTGGATCATACTGGCTGTAAAACCGTTTCAGATCAAAGAAGTACTTACGAGTCTGCAACCATTGCTTGATCCTCAAAAACATGTGCTCGTGAGTGTAGTTACCGGTGTGTGGATCAAAGACATCCAGAAAATCGTGGGTGACCGGTTCGCTGTTTTCCGTGCTATGCCTAATACGGCCATTGCCATACAACAGAGCATGACCTGTATCTGCGCGCACCAGGCCAGCGAAGAACAAATACAATATGTATCCGCCCTGTTCGATCAGCTGGGCAGATCGGTCTTCATTGAAGAAAAGTTAATGGATGCCGCCACTGTACTGGGTGCCTGTGGTACTGCTTACGCCATGCGTTATATCCGCGCCAATATCCAGGGCGGCATCGAGATCGGTTTCAGCGCTGCAACGGCTTCATTGATCGCCGCACAAACAGTAAAAGGCGCTGCGGAATTGCTGCTGCAAAAAAATACACACCCCGAACAGGAGATTGATAAGGTAACCACCCCCAAAGGATGCACCATTGCCGGTTTGAATGAAATGGAGCACCAGGGATTCAGCTCTTCCCTCATCAAAGGAATTGTTACGAGCTATAGGAAGATTATAGATGATATGTAG
- a CDS encoding CHAD domain-containing protein has translation MVSIVDYLKPCSIDIPVLEIRVAVMEINNASHIIHDYFQKLSKHITRIKKRYDEEDIHAFRINVKKLSAFLSMLQSGVTSKKDLLKLPHRIKKIYSLIGKIRDRQLCIEKIKEYNTANLKLFQNPIAELKKEIKQIEGKRKSFLKRKELSEIEHEITHVIPRKAGNRLIQTFLAEKLSTILAVIAKEQYADEELHIIRKNMKGMLYIKYLYKNANKIPLPFSFWDQNQWKKVEDISNILGMFIDRGVALNLLETTAGNKPDAWEKELKALWFKWLKEKKDLKKEALGQLGTLLPLQLSKIHGYQTIE, from the coding sequence ATGGTGAGTATAGTGGATTATCTCAAACCCTGCAGTATTGATATTCCAGTATTAGAAATAAGGGTTGCTGTTATGGAAATAAATAATGCCTCACATATTATTCATGATTATTTTCAAAAGCTCTCTAAACATATTACTCGAATAAAGAAGCGATACGATGAAGAAGATATCCATGCCTTTCGTATAAATGTAAAAAAGCTGAGCGCTTTTTTGAGTATGCTTCAAAGTGGCGTGACAAGCAAAAAGGATTTATTAAAGCTCCCGCATCGCATCAAAAAAATATATTCTTTAATTGGCAAGATTCGAGACCGGCAATTATGTATTGAAAAGATCAAAGAATATAATACGGCCAACCTTAAACTATTTCAAAACCCAATAGCCGAACTGAAAAAAGAGATCAAGCAAATCGAAGGAAAAAGAAAAAGCTTCCTGAAAAGAAAAGAGTTATCTGAAATAGAGCATGAAATAACCCATGTAATACCCCGCAAAGCAGGAAACAGGTTAATACAAACGTTTCTTGCAGAAAAACTGTCTACTATTTTAGCTGTTATTGCTAAGGAGCAATATGCGGATGAAGAGTTGCACATCATTCGAAAGAATATGAAGGGCATGCTGTATATCAAATACCTATATAAAAATGCCAATAAAATTCCTCTCCCCTTTTCATTTTGGGATCAAAATCAATGGAAGAAAGTAGAAGACATATCCAATATACTGGGTATGTTTATAGATAGAGGCGTTGCGCTCAATTTATTAGAAACAACTGCTGGTAATAAACCTGATGCATGGGAGAAAGAGTTAAAGGCATTATGGTTCAAATGGCTGAAAGAAAAAAAAGACCTGAAAAAAGAAGCGTTGGGTCAGTTAGGTACCCTTCTTCCGTTGCAGCTTTCTAAAATACATGGGTATCAGACCATTGAGTAA
- a CDS encoding dienelactone hydrolase family protein, with product MKKIAFLAVVAFCTAAFFAYRYKTPEPRLLSADCYTSCFNGDVREQYRQEAITPAFAAMHEQPLYYKLENATGEPVSFKAADGTPAMGYQIKSKHKTNNWILVIQEWWGLNDYIKRESETLARELGDVNVLALDLYDGKVAATPDSAMKLVRAVKTERLESIIKGAITYSGAQAKIYTIGWCFGGMWSLQTALLAGNQAAGCVMYYGRPENDLSKLKALHCDVIGFFGNKDKSPSPEMVTQFEHDMQGLGKKLTAYKYDAGHGFANPSNPSFNKEATADAHQKAIAFLKEHLR from the coding sequence ATGAAAAAGATAGCATTCCTGGCAGTCGTTGCTTTTTGTACAGCAGCCTTTTTCGCCTACCGGTATAAAACACCAGAGCCCAGGCTGTTGAGTGCCGATTGTTACACTAGTTGCTTCAATGGCGATGTACGGGAACAGTACCGCCAGGAAGCAATTACGCCTGCTTTTGCCGCCATGCATGAGCAGCCTTTGTATTATAAATTAGAAAATGCAACCGGGGAACCGGTAAGTTTCAAGGCGGCTGATGGAACTCCGGCCATGGGATACCAGATCAAAAGCAAACACAAAACGAATAACTGGATATTGGTGATACAGGAGTGGTGGGGACTGAACGACTATATCAAAAGGGAAAGCGAGACACTGGCCAGGGAGTTGGGCGATGTGAATGTGCTCGCCCTGGATTTGTACGACGGAAAAGTGGCCGCTACACCCGACAGCGCGATGAAACTGGTGAGGGCAGTTAAAACAGAAAGGCTCGAAAGCATCATCAAAGGTGCCATCACCTATTCAGGTGCGCAGGCAAAGATTTATACGATTGGTTGGTGTTTCGGCGGCATGTGGAGTTTACAAACAGCTTTACTCGCCGGAAACCAGGCAGCCGGATGCGTTATGTATTATGGTCGTCCAGAAAATGACTTATCCAAATTGAAGGCACTGCATTGCGATGTGATCGGGTTCTTTGGCAATAAAGACAAAAGTCCTTCTCCGGAAATGGTCACACAATTTGAACACGATATGCAAGGCCTGGGTAAAAAATTGACGGCTTACAAATACGATGCCGGTCATGGTTTTGCCAACCCCAGCAATCCATCCTTCAATAAAGAAGCAACTGCAGATGCCCATCAGAAAGCGATTGCTTTTCTGAAAGAACACCTGCGGTAA
- a CDS encoding CTP synthase, whose protein sequence is MAKHIFVTGGVTSSLGKGIIAASLAKLLQARGLKVTIQKFDPYINVDPGTLNPYEHGECYVTEDGAETDLDLGHYERFLNIYTSQANNVTTGRIYQTVINKERAGDFLGKTVQVVPHITDEIKRRMLLLGEDGKYDIILTEIGGTVGDIESLPFIEAVRQLQWELPDEDVMVVHLTLIPYLKAAKELKTKPTQHSVKMLSETGVHPDIIVCRTEEPLGNDIKRKIALFCNVKQEAVIEAMDAPTIYEVPLLMLREKLDLICLKKLNIQGYKEPELEKWKGFLDKLKYPKSKVTIGLIGKYIELQDAYKSILESFVHAGAINEVKVQVVNVHSEYITTDNVAEKLEGLDGLLVAPGFGLRGIEGKIVAVQYAREKGLPFFGICLGMQMAVIEFARNVLGLTNAHSTEMDTSTGNAVISMMEEQKKIKMMGGTMRLGAYPCVIKEGSLAHRIYGETHISERHRHRYEFNNEYLEQLEAHGMYASGYNPETGLVEIIEIPQHPFFIGVQYHPELKSTVEKPAPLFVSFVEAAKKYNDQKEQVKKPSLVGEKI, encoded by the coding sequence ATGGCCAAGCACATTTTTGTTACCGGCGGGGTAACGAGTAGTTTAGGAAAAGGAATCATTGCTGCATCACTGGCGAAGTTATTGCAGGCAAGAGGGTTGAAAGTGACCATCCAGAAATTTGATCCCTATATCAATGTGGATCCCGGTACGCTCAACCCTTATGAGCACGGAGAATGTTATGTAACCGAAGATGGTGCTGAAACAGATCTCGACCTGGGGCATTATGAGCGTTTCCTGAATATTTACACTTCACAGGCGAACAACGTTACTACAGGCCGCATTTACCAAACAGTGATCAATAAAGAAAGGGCGGGAGATTTCCTGGGTAAAACCGTACAGGTGGTACCCCATATCACCGATGAGATCAAAAGAAGAATGCTCTTACTGGGTGAAGATGGCAAATATGACATCATCCTTACCGAAATAGGCGGTACGGTGGGTGACATCGAAAGTCTTCCCTTTATCGAGGCCGTACGCCAGTTGCAATGGGAACTGCCCGATGAAGACGTAATGGTGGTACACCTCACCCTCATCCCTTACCTGAAAGCGGCGAAGGAATTGAAAACTAAACCTACCCAGCATAGTGTGAAAATGCTGAGTGAAACAGGTGTGCATCCCGATATCATCGTATGTCGTACAGAAGAGCCCCTGGGTAACGATATCAAAAGAAAGATCGCATTGTTTTGTAATGTCAAACAGGAAGCAGTGATCGAAGCGATGGACGCACCCACCATCTACGAAGTGCCGCTGCTCATGTTGCGTGAAAAACTCGACCTGATCTGCCTGAAAAAACTGAACATACAGGGGTACAAAGAACCCGAACTGGAAAAATGGAAGGGCTTTCTCGATAAACTGAAATATCCTAAAAGCAAAGTCACCATTGGCTTGATCGGAAAATACATTGAACTGCAGGACGCTTATAAATCTATCCTCGAAAGTTTTGTACACGCCGGCGCCATCAACGAAGTAAAAGTGCAGGTAGTGAATGTACACAGCGAATACATCACCACAGATAATGTGGCAGAAAAACTGGAAGGACTGGATGGATTACTGGTTGCACCGGGTTTTGGCCTGAGGGGTATTGAAGGAAAGATCGTGGCGGTGCAATATGCCCGTGAAAAAGGATTGCCTTTCTTTGGTATCTGTTTGGGTATGCAGATGGCGGTGATTGAATTTGCTAGGAATGTACTCGGACTAACCAACGCACACTCAACAGAAATGGATACGTCTACCGGCAATGCGGTGATCAGCATGATGGAAGAACAGAAAAAGATCAAGATGATGGGTGGCACCATGCGATTGGGCGCTTATCCTTGTGTAATCAAAGAAGGATCACTGGCACACCGTATTTATGGTGAAACCCATATCAGTGAAAGGCACCGTCATCGTTATGAATTCAACAATGAATACCTGGAGCAGCTAGAAGCGCATGGTATGTATGCAAGTGGATATAACCCCGAAACAGGATTGGTAGAGATCATTGAAATACCCCAGCACCCATTCTTTATTGGTGTGCAATACCACCCTGAATTAAAAAGTACCGTAGAGAAACCCGCTCCGCTGTTTGTGAGTTTTGTAGAAGCGGCAAAAAAATACAATGATCAGAAAGAACAAGTGAAGAAGCCAAGCCTTGTTGGAGAAAAGATCTAA
- a CDS encoding M1 family metallopeptidase, with translation MKKLLLAITLFSAVMASSQPSGNTDDGWKKIYRAFATKVNDLVHTRLDARFDYEHAYLNGKVWLTLKPHFYSTDSLRLDAKGMDIHKVALVKASGAQVSLKYAYDSFFLDIKLDKVYKKNESYTVFIDYTAKPNEFKTEGSAAITDAKGLYFINPKGEEKDKPTQIWTQGETEGTSVWIPTIDRPNQKSTQLFNLTVPAKYVSLSNGLMTKQAKNADGTRTDTWVMTQSHAPYLFFIGVGDYAVVKDSYKGKEVSYYVEKEYEKVARKIFGYTPEMIRFYSEKLGIEYPWPKYSQIVGRDYVSGAMENTTATLHQESAQQDARELVDGNAWESVIAHELFHQWFGDLVTAESWSNLTVNESFADYSQYLWFEHKYGKDEAGFEQYKEMQEYLRSTDTDRDLVRFYYRDKEDMFDRVSYNKGGRILHMLRNYVGDDAFFASLNKYLTTYKYGNGNAHKLRLAFEEVTGKDLNWFFNQWYFGNGHPKLDISYAYDAGRHIQKVIIKQTQSGDKVFKLPLAIDVYTGSQKQRHQVWVENKVDSFLFTVSAKPNLVNVDADKMVLADKKDNKGLEEFIFQYKHAGNYLDRREAVEFASKKIKDPAAYQLVYEALSDPFYRIRLKALGSFGSATLDAPTIARIEAIAKKDSSRITRAEAIAELGKLKLSQYRNFFLSAVSDSSYSVSGEALKALAGIDSATALKEATRLSGEKNKGKLLLAVTDVLVSYGGENNFETVAEKFAAMPVSQEKFTFLMSFGEFVGKLTNPAQFRRGVDLIVAFRNAIPSQAREQTDPYINGMILGNILSKKETAGAKEMADYIKSKTTSSKP, from the coding sequence ATGAAAAAACTCTTACTCGCCATTACCTTATTTTCAGCGGTGATGGCATCATCTCAACCATCCGGGAACACCGACGACGGATGGAAAAAGATCTACCGTGCATTTGCCACCAAGGTCAACGACCTCGTACACACCCGTCTCGACGCCCGCTTCGATTATGAGCATGCCTACCTCAACGGAAAAGTATGGCTTACTTTGAAGCCGCATTTTTATTCAACCGATTCTCTCCGGCTCGATGCCAAAGGAATGGATATCCACAAAGTAGCCCTTGTTAAAGCCAGCGGTGCACAGGTTTCGCTGAAATACGCTTACGACAGTTTCTTCCTGGATATCAAACTTGATAAGGTCTACAAAAAGAATGAGTCTTACACCGTATTCATCGATTACACCGCCAAGCCCAACGAATTCAAGACCGAAGGCAGTGCGGCCATCACCGATGCCAAGGGACTGTATTTTATCAATCCGAAAGGAGAAGAAAAAGACAAGCCTACGCAGATATGGACACAGGGTGAAACAGAAGGCACTTCTGTTTGGATACCCACGATCGACAGGCCCAACCAGAAGTCTACACAATTATTCAACCTCACGGTTCCTGCAAAATATGTTTCACTTTCCAATGGCTTAATGACCAAACAGGCTAAAAACGCCGATGGTACCCGCACCGATACCTGGGTCATGACCCAATCGCATGCGCCTTATCTTTTCTTCATTGGTGTGGGTGATTATGCTGTTGTGAAAGACAGTTACAAAGGCAAGGAAGTAAGTTATTATGTGGAGAAAGAATACGAGAAAGTAGCCCGTAAAATTTTTGGTTATACGCCCGAAATGATCCGTTTCTATTCTGAGAAACTGGGCATTGAATATCCCTGGCCTAAATACAGTCAGATCGTTGGCCGCGACTATGTAAGCGGTGCCATGGAAAATACTACCGCTACCCTGCACCAGGAAAGCGCCCAGCAGGATGCGCGGGAACTTGTTGATGGCAATGCCTGGGAAAGTGTGATCGCCCATGAACTTTTTCACCAGTGGTTTGGCGACCTGGTAACTGCTGAAAGCTGGAGTAATCTTACGGTGAATGAAAGTTTTGCCGACTATAGCCAATACCTCTGGTTTGAACATAAATACGGGAAAGACGAAGCTGGTTTCGAACAATACAAAGAGATGCAGGAATACCTCAGGAGTACCGATACCGACCGTGACCTGGTTCGTTTTTATTACCGCGATAAAGAAGATATGTTCGACCGGGTGAGTTACAACAAAGGCGGCCGTATCCTGCACATGCTGCGTAATTATGTAGGCGACGACGCCTTCTTTGCATCGCTTAATAAATATCTTACCACTTACAAATATGGTAACGGCAATGCCCACAAACTGCGATTGGCATTTGAAGAAGTTACAGGTAAGGACCTGAACTGGTTTTTCAACCAATGGTATTTTGGCAATGGTCATCCTAAGCTCGACATTAGTTATGCATACGATGCCGGAAGGCATATACAAAAAGTGATCATCAAACAAACGCAGTCAGGCGACAAGGTATTCAAACTGCCCCTGGCCATTGATGTATATACAGGATCACAAAAGCAAAGACACCAGGTGTGGGTGGAAAATAAAGTAGACAGCTTCCTGTTTACAGTAAGCGCAAAGCCTAACCTGGTGAATGTAGACGCCGACAAAATGGTACTGGCCGATAAAAAAGACAATAAGGGCCTCGAAGAGTTCATTTTCCAATACAAGCATGCCGGCAATTACCTCGACAGAAGAGAGGCTGTTGAATTTGCCAGCAAAAAAATCAAAGACCCGGCAGCTTACCAATTAGTGTACGAAGCCCTCAGCGATCCTTTCTATCGCATTCGTTTGAAAGCGCTTGGCAGTTTTGGTTCCGCTACATTGGATGCGCCTACGATTGCCAGGATAGAAGCCATTGCAAAGAAAGATTCCAGCCGCATAACAAGAGCAGAAGCCATCGCAGAATTGGGTAAGCTTAAGCTCAGTCAATATAGAAACTTCTTCCTTTCTGCCGTGAGCGATTCATCGTATTCTGTATCTGGTGAAGCACTGAAAGCATTAGCTGGCATCGATTCTGCAACTGCGTTGAAAGAAGCCACCCGTCTTTCCGGCGAAAAGAACAAAGGCAAGTTGTTATTAGCGGTTACCGATGTACTGGTCTCTTATGGTGGTGAAAATAATTTTGAAACAGTAGCGGAAAAGTTTGCTGCCATGCCTGTAAGCCAGGAGAAATTCACTTTTCTGATGTCTTTCGGGGAATTTGTTGGCAAGCTCACCAATCCCGCACAATTTCGTCGCGGAGTAGACCTGATCGTTGCCTTTAGAAATGCTATTCCTTCACAGGCACGTGAACAAACCGACCCTTATATTAATGGAATGATTTTGGGAAACATCCTTAGCAAAAAAGAAACTGCCGGCGCCAAAGAAATGGCGGATTATATCAAATCAAAAACAACATCCTCAAAACCTTAA
- the truA gene encoding tRNA pseudouridine(38-40) synthase TruA, protein MARYFLEVAYMGTHYSGFQVQDHHRTIQSELTRSLEVLFRAPFALTGSSRTDAGVHALQNFFHVDTALELTDKHVYNLNAILLPDVAVKSIRRMPDGAHCRFDAIARAYRYHIYRHKDPFLKDRGWLYPYPLNKALLDEAAGVLMDYRDFTSFSKRNTQVKTFQCTIQRSAWEAVDNGLVYRVKANRFLRGMVRGLVGTMLKVGREQISIDDFKQIIEARNCTLADFTTPPQGLFLEAVIYPDGYFS, encoded by the coding sequence ATGGCGAGGTATTTCCTGGAAGTGGCATATATGGGAACGCATTACAGCGGCTTCCAGGTGCAGGATCATCATCGCACGATACAGTCGGAACTTACAAGGTCGCTGGAAGTCTTATTCAGAGCGCCTTTTGCGCTTACCGGTTCATCGCGGACAGATGCAGGGGTACATGCTTTGCAGAATTTTTTTCATGTAGATACAGCGCTGGAATTGACGGATAAGCATGTGTATAATCTCAATGCCATCCTGCTGCCCGATGTGGCGGTAAAAAGTATACGCCGAATGCCCGATGGGGCCCATTGCCGCTTCGATGCCATCGCCCGGGCATACCGTTATCATATTTATCGCCATAAAGATCCTTTTCTGAAAGACAGGGGCTGGCTCTATCCTTATCCGCTCAATAAGGCCCTGTTGGATGAGGCGGCGGGGGTATTGATGGATTATCGAGATTTTACGTCTTTTTCCAAACGGAACACCCAGGTGAAGACTTTCCAGTGTACGATTCAACGGTCGGCATGGGAGGCCGTGGATAACGGGCTTGTTTACCGGGTAAAAGCCAATCGTTTTCTGAGAGGAATGGTGCGCGGATTGGTAGGAACGATGTTGAAAGTAGGAAGGGAACAAATCAGCATAGATGATTTTAAACAGATCATAGAAGCGCGTAACTGTACGCTGGCCGATTTTACTACGCCGCCGCAAGGCTTGTTTCTGGAAGCCGTGATATACCCTGATGGATACTTCTCTTAA